From Silurus meridionalis isolate SWU-2019-XX chromosome 14, ASM1480568v1, whole genome shotgun sequence, a single genomic window includes:
- the gtpbp1 gene encoding GTP-binding protein 1 isoform X1 — protein sequence MASTAAPEPGSSPGSVSATESLVPASMFAPAGRGCGEDAGAECFEDGEALNGESGDFSSKSALVSPNGEQYDSLLRQLRERMDEGCGETIYVVGVGSDGGDYGLNASDMEASVATVQSLCEQIEADLILLRERAESGGQVRDYLIRRRVGEADFLEVRVAVVGNVDAGKSTLLGVLTHGELDNGRGFARQKLFRHKHELESGRTSSVGNDILGFDRQGHVVNKPDSHGGSLDWTKICEKSSKVITFIDLAGHEKYLKTTVFGMTGHLPDFCMLMVGSNAGIVGMTKEHLGLALALNVPVFVVVTKIDMCPANILQETLKLLQRLLKSPGCRKIPVLVQNKDDVIVTASNFSSERMCPIFQISNVTGENMDLLKMFLNLLSSRTSFKDDEPAEFQIDDTYSVPGVGTVVSGTTLRGLIRLNDTMLLGPDPIGAFIPIAVKSIHRKRMPVKEVRGGQTASFALKKIKRSSIRKGMVMVSPRLNPQASWEFEAEILVLHHPTTISPRYQAMVHCGSIRQTATILTMNRDCLRTGDKATVHFRFIKTPEYLHADQRLVFREGRTKAVGTITKLLQSTNNQPSNSKPPQIKMQSTKKLVKRDEGQIPAGEETLSNTAPSTSISPLQQTEGEEDTQIKDSKPKSGGRRRGGQRHKGKSQSSSTAPPAGAVGGC from the exons ATGGCGTCCACGGCGGCTCCTGAGCCCGGGTCGAGTCCAGGGTCGGTGTCCGCCACGGAGTCTTTGGTGCCTGCTAGCATGTTCGCTCCTGCCGGCCGGGGCTGTGGAGAAGACGCCGGGGCGGAGTGCTTCGAGGACGGGGAGGCGCTGAACGGAGAGTCCGGGGATTTCTCCAGTAAG TCGGCTCTGGTCAGTCCTAACGGAGAGCAGTACGACTCGTTGCTGCGGCAGCTGCGTGAGCGGATGGACGAGGGTTGTGGAGAGACTATTTACGTGGTGGGAGTGGGGTCAG ACGGTGGTGATTACGGTCTGAATGCGAGCGACATGGAGGCGTCGGTGGCCACGGTGCAGTCCCTGTGTGAGCAGATCGAAGCCGACCTCATCCTCCTCAGAGAGCGCGCCGAGAGCGGTGGCCAGGTCCGAGACTACCTGATCCGCCGCCGTGTGGGCGAGGCAGACTTCCTGGAGGTCAG ggtggCTGTGGTAGGGAATGTGGATGCAGGGAAGAGCACACTCCTGGGAGTCCTCACACACGGAGAGCTGGATAACGGTCGAGGTTTCGCTCGTCAGAAACTTTTCCGTCACAAGCACGAGCTGGAAAGCGGCCGCACCAGCAGCGTGGGGAACGACATCCTGGGCTTCGACCGCCAAGGCCACGTCGTCAACAAACCCGACAGCCACGGGGGCAGTCTGGACTGGACCAAGATCTGTGAGAAGTCCTCCAAGGTCATCACCTTCATCGACTTGGCAGGACACGAGAAGTACCTAAAGACCACCGTGTTTGGCATGACTGGCCACCTGCCTGACTTCTGCATGCTCATG GTGGGCAGTAACGCAGGTATAGTGGGCATGACTAAAGAACACCTGGGCTTAGCACTGGCTCTCAATGTGCCCGTGTTTGTGGTGGTCACAAAGATAGACATGTGTCCTGCTAACATCCTGcaag AGACCCTGAAGCTGCTGCAGAGGTTGCTGAAGTCTCCCGGCTGCAGGAAAATCCCAGTGCTGGTGCAGAATAAAGACGACGTCATAGTCACTGCTTCCAACTTCAGCTCTGagag AATGTGCCCAATATTTCAGATCTCTAATGTCACTGGGGAGAACATGGACCTATTGAAGATGTTCCTGAACCTGCTGTCCTCCAGAACATCGTTTAAAGATGATGAGCCAGCTGAGTTTCAGATAGATGACACCTATTCAGTacca GGTGTAGGGACTGTAGTATCAGGAACAACACTACGGGGGTTAATCCGGCTGAATGACACCATGCTGCTGGGGCCGGACCCCATCGGTGCCTTCATCCCCATTGCTGTTAAATCAATCCACAGGAAGCGGATGCCTGTGAAGGAGGTGCGAGGAGGACAGACCGCATCCTTCGCCCTCAAAAAG atcaAACGCTCATCTATAAGGAAAGGGATGGTGATGGTGTCACCACGGCTAAACCCACAGGCATCATGGGAGTTTGAGGCAGAGATCCTGGTTCTCCATCACCCCACCACAATCTCTCCACGATACCAGGCCATGG tgcattgtgggagcATCAGACAGACGGCGACGATCCTGACGATGAACCGAGACTGTTTACGAACAGGAGACAAGGCCACGGTGCACTTCCGCTTCATCAAAACCCCCGAGTACCTGCACGCGGATCAGAGACTGGTGTTCAGAGAGGGCAGGACCAAAGCTGTGGGCACCATCACCAAg CTTCTCCAATCGACAAATAATCAGCCTTCAAACTCCAAACCTCCACAGATCAAAATGCAGTCCACCAAAAAGCTCGTGAAGAGAGACGAGGGCCAGATACCTGCAGGAGAGGAGACGCTGAGCAACACAGCACCGAGCACCTCCATCAGTCCACTGCAGCag ACTGAGGGAGAGGAAGACACTCAGATTAAAGACTCGAAG CCAAAGTCTGGAGGCAGGAGACGAGGCGGACAGAGACACAAAGGGAAAAGTCAATCCAGCTCCACGGCGCCTCCTGCTGGTGCAGTCGGAGGTTGTTAA
- the gtpbp1 gene encoding GTP-binding protein 1 isoform X3, protein MASTAAPEPGSSPGSVSATESLVPASMFAPAGRGCGEDAGAECFEDGEALNGESGDFSSKSALVSPNGEQYDSLLRQLRERMDEGCGETIYVVGVGSDGGDYGLNASDMEASVATVQSLCEQIEADLILLRERAESGGQVRDYLIRRRVGEADFLEVRVAVVGNVDAGKSTLLGVLTHGELDNGRGFARQKLFRHKHELESGRTSSVGNDILGFDRQGHVVNKPDSHGGSLDWTKICEKSSKVITFIDLAGHEKYLKTTVFGMTGHLPDFCMLMVGSNAGIVGMTKEHLGLALALNVPVFVVVTKIDMCPANILQETLKLLQRLLKSPGCRKIPVLVQNKDDVIVTASNFSSERMCPIFQISNVTGENMDLLKMFLNLLSSRTSFKDDEPAEFQIDDTYSVPGVGTVVSGTTLRGLIRLNDTMLLGPDPIGAFIPIAVKSIHRKRMPVKEVRGGQTASFALKKIKRSSIRKGMVMVSPRLNPQASWEFEAEILVLHHPTTISPRYQAMVHCGSIRQTATILTMNRDCLRTGDKATVHFRFIKTPEYLHADQRLVFREGRTKAVGTITKIKMQSTKKLVKRDEGQIPAGEETLSNTAPSTSISPLQQTEGEEDTQIKDSKPKSGGRRRGGQRHKGKSQSSSTAPPAGAVGGC, encoded by the exons ATGGCGTCCACGGCGGCTCCTGAGCCCGGGTCGAGTCCAGGGTCGGTGTCCGCCACGGAGTCTTTGGTGCCTGCTAGCATGTTCGCTCCTGCCGGCCGGGGCTGTGGAGAAGACGCCGGGGCGGAGTGCTTCGAGGACGGGGAGGCGCTGAACGGAGAGTCCGGGGATTTCTCCAGTAAG TCGGCTCTGGTCAGTCCTAACGGAGAGCAGTACGACTCGTTGCTGCGGCAGCTGCGTGAGCGGATGGACGAGGGTTGTGGAGAGACTATTTACGTGGTGGGAGTGGGGTCAG ACGGTGGTGATTACGGTCTGAATGCGAGCGACATGGAGGCGTCGGTGGCCACGGTGCAGTCCCTGTGTGAGCAGATCGAAGCCGACCTCATCCTCCTCAGAGAGCGCGCCGAGAGCGGTGGCCAGGTCCGAGACTACCTGATCCGCCGCCGTGTGGGCGAGGCAGACTTCCTGGAGGTCAG ggtggCTGTGGTAGGGAATGTGGATGCAGGGAAGAGCACACTCCTGGGAGTCCTCACACACGGAGAGCTGGATAACGGTCGAGGTTTCGCTCGTCAGAAACTTTTCCGTCACAAGCACGAGCTGGAAAGCGGCCGCACCAGCAGCGTGGGGAACGACATCCTGGGCTTCGACCGCCAAGGCCACGTCGTCAACAAACCCGACAGCCACGGGGGCAGTCTGGACTGGACCAAGATCTGTGAGAAGTCCTCCAAGGTCATCACCTTCATCGACTTGGCAGGACACGAGAAGTACCTAAAGACCACCGTGTTTGGCATGACTGGCCACCTGCCTGACTTCTGCATGCTCATG GTGGGCAGTAACGCAGGTATAGTGGGCATGACTAAAGAACACCTGGGCTTAGCACTGGCTCTCAATGTGCCCGTGTTTGTGGTGGTCACAAAGATAGACATGTGTCCTGCTAACATCCTGcaag AGACCCTGAAGCTGCTGCAGAGGTTGCTGAAGTCTCCCGGCTGCAGGAAAATCCCAGTGCTGGTGCAGAATAAAGACGACGTCATAGTCACTGCTTCCAACTTCAGCTCTGagag AATGTGCCCAATATTTCAGATCTCTAATGTCACTGGGGAGAACATGGACCTATTGAAGATGTTCCTGAACCTGCTGTCCTCCAGAACATCGTTTAAAGATGATGAGCCAGCTGAGTTTCAGATAGATGACACCTATTCAGTacca GGTGTAGGGACTGTAGTATCAGGAACAACACTACGGGGGTTAATCCGGCTGAATGACACCATGCTGCTGGGGCCGGACCCCATCGGTGCCTTCATCCCCATTGCTGTTAAATCAATCCACAGGAAGCGGATGCCTGTGAAGGAGGTGCGAGGAGGACAGACCGCATCCTTCGCCCTCAAAAAG atcaAACGCTCATCTATAAGGAAAGGGATGGTGATGGTGTCACCACGGCTAAACCCACAGGCATCATGGGAGTTTGAGGCAGAGATCCTGGTTCTCCATCACCCCACCACAATCTCTCCACGATACCAGGCCATGG tgcattgtgggagcATCAGACAGACGGCGACGATCCTGACGATGAACCGAGACTGTTTACGAACAGGAGACAAGGCCACGGTGCACTTCCGCTTCATCAAAACCCCCGAGTACCTGCACGCGGATCAGAGACTGGTGTTCAGAGAGGGCAGGACCAAAGCTGTGGGCACCATCACCAAg ATCAAAATGCAGTCCACCAAAAAGCTCGTGAAGAGAGACGAGGGCCAGATACCTGCAGGAGAGGAGACGCTGAGCAACACAGCACCGAGCACCTCCATCAGTCCACTGCAGCag ACTGAGGGAGAGGAAGACACTCAGATTAAAGACTCGAAG CCAAAGTCTGGAGGCAGGAGACGAGGCGGACAGAGACACAAAGGGAAAAGTCAATCCAGCTCCACGGCGCCTCCTGCTGGTGCAGTCGGAGGTTGTTAA
- the gtpbp1 gene encoding GTP-binding protein 1 isoform X2 has product MASTAAPEPGSSPGSVSATESLVPASMFAPAGRGCGEDAGAECFEDGEALNGESGDFSSKSALVSPNGEQYDSLLRQLRERMDEGCGETIYVVGVGSDGGDYGLNASDMEASVATVQSLCEQIEADLILLRERAESGGQVRDYLIRRRVGEADFLEVRVAVVGNVDAGKSTLLGVLTHGELDNGRGFARQKLFRHKHELESGRTSSVGNDILGFDRQGHVVNKPDSHGGSLDWTKICEKSSKVITFIDLAGHEKYLKTTVFGMTGHLPDFCMLMVGSNAGIVGMTKEHLGLALALNVPVFVVVTKIDMCPANILQETLKLLQRLLKSPGCRKIPVLVQNKDDVIVTASNFSSERMCPIFQISNVTGENMDLLKMFLNLLSSRTSFKDDEPAEFQIDDTYSVPGVGTVVSGTTLRGLIRLNDTMLLGPDPIGAFIPIAVKSIHRKRMPVKEVRGGQTASFALKKIKRSSIRKGMVMVSPRLNPQASWEFEAEILVLHHPTTISPRYQAMVHCGSIRQTATILTMNRDCLRTGDKATVHFRFIKTPEYLHADQRLVFREGRTKAVGTITKLLQSTNNQPSNSKPPQIKMQSTKKLVKRDEGQIPAGEETLSNTAPSTSISPLQQPKSGGRRRGGQRHKGKSQSSSTAPPAGAVGGC; this is encoded by the exons ATGGCGTCCACGGCGGCTCCTGAGCCCGGGTCGAGTCCAGGGTCGGTGTCCGCCACGGAGTCTTTGGTGCCTGCTAGCATGTTCGCTCCTGCCGGCCGGGGCTGTGGAGAAGACGCCGGGGCGGAGTGCTTCGAGGACGGGGAGGCGCTGAACGGAGAGTCCGGGGATTTCTCCAGTAAG TCGGCTCTGGTCAGTCCTAACGGAGAGCAGTACGACTCGTTGCTGCGGCAGCTGCGTGAGCGGATGGACGAGGGTTGTGGAGAGACTATTTACGTGGTGGGAGTGGGGTCAG ACGGTGGTGATTACGGTCTGAATGCGAGCGACATGGAGGCGTCGGTGGCCACGGTGCAGTCCCTGTGTGAGCAGATCGAAGCCGACCTCATCCTCCTCAGAGAGCGCGCCGAGAGCGGTGGCCAGGTCCGAGACTACCTGATCCGCCGCCGTGTGGGCGAGGCAGACTTCCTGGAGGTCAG ggtggCTGTGGTAGGGAATGTGGATGCAGGGAAGAGCACACTCCTGGGAGTCCTCACACACGGAGAGCTGGATAACGGTCGAGGTTTCGCTCGTCAGAAACTTTTCCGTCACAAGCACGAGCTGGAAAGCGGCCGCACCAGCAGCGTGGGGAACGACATCCTGGGCTTCGACCGCCAAGGCCACGTCGTCAACAAACCCGACAGCCACGGGGGCAGTCTGGACTGGACCAAGATCTGTGAGAAGTCCTCCAAGGTCATCACCTTCATCGACTTGGCAGGACACGAGAAGTACCTAAAGACCACCGTGTTTGGCATGACTGGCCACCTGCCTGACTTCTGCATGCTCATG GTGGGCAGTAACGCAGGTATAGTGGGCATGACTAAAGAACACCTGGGCTTAGCACTGGCTCTCAATGTGCCCGTGTTTGTGGTGGTCACAAAGATAGACATGTGTCCTGCTAACATCCTGcaag AGACCCTGAAGCTGCTGCAGAGGTTGCTGAAGTCTCCCGGCTGCAGGAAAATCCCAGTGCTGGTGCAGAATAAAGACGACGTCATAGTCACTGCTTCCAACTTCAGCTCTGagag AATGTGCCCAATATTTCAGATCTCTAATGTCACTGGGGAGAACATGGACCTATTGAAGATGTTCCTGAACCTGCTGTCCTCCAGAACATCGTTTAAAGATGATGAGCCAGCTGAGTTTCAGATAGATGACACCTATTCAGTacca GGTGTAGGGACTGTAGTATCAGGAACAACACTACGGGGGTTAATCCGGCTGAATGACACCATGCTGCTGGGGCCGGACCCCATCGGTGCCTTCATCCCCATTGCTGTTAAATCAATCCACAGGAAGCGGATGCCTGTGAAGGAGGTGCGAGGAGGACAGACCGCATCCTTCGCCCTCAAAAAG atcaAACGCTCATCTATAAGGAAAGGGATGGTGATGGTGTCACCACGGCTAAACCCACAGGCATCATGGGAGTTTGAGGCAGAGATCCTGGTTCTCCATCACCCCACCACAATCTCTCCACGATACCAGGCCATGG tgcattgtgggagcATCAGACAGACGGCGACGATCCTGACGATGAACCGAGACTGTTTACGAACAGGAGACAAGGCCACGGTGCACTTCCGCTTCATCAAAACCCCCGAGTACCTGCACGCGGATCAGAGACTGGTGTTCAGAGAGGGCAGGACCAAAGCTGTGGGCACCATCACCAAg CTTCTCCAATCGACAAATAATCAGCCTTCAAACTCCAAACCTCCACAGATCAAAATGCAGTCCACCAAAAAGCTCGTGAAGAGAGACGAGGGCCAGATACCTGCAGGAGAGGAGACGCTGAGCAACACAGCACCGAGCACCTCCATCAGTCCACTGCAGCag CCAAAGTCTGGAGGCAGGAGACGAGGCGGACAGAGACACAAAGGGAAAAGTCAATCCAGCTCCACGGCGCCTCCTGCTGGTGCAGTCGGAGGTTGTTAA
- the gtpbp1 gene encoding GTP-binding protein 1 isoform X4: MASTAAPEPGSSPGSVSATESLVPASMFAPAGRGCGEDAGAECFEDGEALNGESGDFSSKSALVSPNGEQYDSLLRQLRERMDEGCGETIYVVGVGSDGGDYGLNASDMEASVATVQSLCEQIEADLILLRERAESGGQVRDYLIRRRVGEADFLEVRVAVVGNVDAGKSTLLGVLTHGELDNGRGFARQKLFRHKHELESGRTSSVGNDILGFDRQGHVVNKPDSHGGSLDWTKICEKSSKVITFIDLAGHEKYLKTTVFGMTGHLPDFCMLMVGSNAGIVGMTKEHLGLALALNVPVFVVVTKIDMCPANILQETLKLLQRLLKSPGCRKIPVLVQNKDDVIVTASNFSSERMCPIFQISNVTGENMDLLKMFLNLLSSRTSFKDDEPAEFQIDDTYSVPGVGTVVSGTTLRGLIRLNDTMLLGPDPIGAFIPIAVKSIHRKRMPVKEVRGGQTASFALKKIKRSSIRKGMVMVSPRLNPQASWEFEAEILVLHHPTTISPRYQAMVHCGSIRQTATILTMNRDCLRTGDKATVHFRFIKTPEYLHADQRLVFREGRTKAVGTITKIKMQSTKKLVKRDEGQIPAGEETLSNTAPSTSISPLQQPKSGGRRRGGQRHKGKSQSSSTAPPAGAVGGC, encoded by the exons ATGGCGTCCACGGCGGCTCCTGAGCCCGGGTCGAGTCCAGGGTCGGTGTCCGCCACGGAGTCTTTGGTGCCTGCTAGCATGTTCGCTCCTGCCGGCCGGGGCTGTGGAGAAGACGCCGGGGCGGAGTGCTTCGAGGACGGGGAGGCGCTGAACGGAGAGTCCGGGGATTTCTCCAGTAAG TCGGCTCTGGTCAGTCCTAACGGAGAGCAGTACGACTCGTTGCTGCGGCAGCTGCGTGAGCGGATGGACGAGGGTTGTGGAGAGACTATTTACGTGGTGGGAGTGGGGTCAG ACGGTGGTGATTACGGTCTGAATGCGAGCGACATGGAGGCGTCGGTGGCCACGGTGCAGTCCCTGTGTGAGCAGATCGAAGCCGACCTCATCCTCCTCAGAGAGCGCGCCGAGAGCGGTGGCCAGGTCCGAGACTACCTGATCCGCCGCCGTGTGGGCGAGGCAGACTTCCTGGAGGTCAG ggtggCTGTGGTAGGGAATGTGGATGCAGGGAAGAGCACACTCCTGGGAGTCCTCACACACGGAGAGCTGGATAACGGTCGAGGTTTCGCTCGTCAGAAACTTTTCCGTCACAAGCACGAGCTGGAAAGCGGCCGCACCAGCAGCGTGGGGAACGACATCCTGGGCTTCGACCGCCAAGGCCACGTCGTCAACAAACCCGACAGCCACGGGGGCAGTCTGGACTGGACCAAGATCTGTGAGAAGTCCTCCAAGGTCATCACCTTCATCGACTTGGCAGGACACGAGAAGTACCTAAAGACCACCGTGTTTGGCATGACTGGCCACCTGCCTGACTTCTGCATGCTCATG GTGGGCAGTAACGCAGGTATAGTGGGCATGACTAAAGAACACCTGGGCTTAGCACTGGCTCTCAATGTGCCCGTGTTTGTGGTGGTCACAAAGATAGACATGTGTCCTGCTAACATCCTGcaag AGACCCTGAAGCTGCTGCAGAGGTTGCTGAAGTCTCCCGGCTGCAGGAAAATCCCAGTGCTGGTGCAGAATAAAGACGACGTCATAGTCACTGCTTCCAACTTCAGCTCTGagag AATGTGCCCAATATTTCAGATCTCTAATGTCACTGGGGAGAACATGGACCTATTGAAGATGTTCCTGAACCTGCTGTCCTCCAGAACATCGTTTAAAGATGATGAGCCAGCTGAGTTTCAGATAGATGACACCTATTCAGTacca GGTGTAGGGACTGTAGTATCAGGAACAACACTACGGGGGTTAATCCGGCTGAATGACACCATGCTGCTGGGGCCGGACCCCATCGGTGCCTTCATCCCCATTGCTGTTAAATCAATCCACAGGAAGCGGATGCCTGTGAAGGAGGTGCGAGGAGGACAGACCGCATCCTTCGCCCTCAAAAAG atcaAACGCTCATCTATAAGGAAAGGGATGGTGATGGTGTCACCACGGCTAAACCCACAGGCATCATGGGAGTTTGAGGCAGAGATCCTGGTTCTCCATCACCCCACCACAATCTCTCCACGATACCAGGCCATGG tgcattgtgggagcATCAGACAGACGGCGACGATCCTGACGATGAACCGAGACTGTTTACGAACAGGAGACAAGGCCACGGTGCACTTCCGCTTCATCAAAACCCCCGAGTACCTGCACGCGGATCAGAGACTGGTGTTCAGAGAGGGCAGGACCAAAGCTGTGGGCACCATCACCAAg ATCAAAATGCAGTCCACCAAAAAGCTCGTGAAGAGAGACGAGGGCCAGATACCTGCAGGAGAGGAGACGCTGAGCAACACAGCACCGAGCACCTCCATCAGTCCACTGCAGCag CCAAAGTCTGGAGGCAGGAGACGAGGCGGACAGAGACACAAAGGGAAAAGTCAATCCAGCTCCACGGCGCCTCCTGCTGGTGCAGTCGGAGGTTGTTAA